In a single window of the Pandoraea pulmonicola genome:
- the hutI gene encoding imidazolonepropionase — translation MKRTYWKHCHVATMRDGRYHAIEDAVIVTNGKLIEWVGPRSERPAPAAHDCIDLQGAWVTPGLIDCHTHLVFGGNRSLEFEQRLQGVSYAEISAAGGGIKYTVRHTRDATEDALFESARKRLLALMRDGVTTVEIKSGYGLDLNSERKMLRVARRLGEVLPVTVKTTCLAAHTVPSEFAGKADEYVNYVCAEVLPTLAEERLIDAVDAFCETIAFSPAQVMRVLRRAQKLKLPVKLHAEQLSPLGGSSLAAELGALSADHLEYMTPEDAAAMARAGTVAVLLPGAFHMLQETRRPPVDLLRRHGVDIAVASDLNPGTSPALSLRLMLNMACTLFGLTPEEALAGVTRNAAKALGMLDTHGTLEAGKTADFVAWEIERPAELAYWLGGDLPSRTVRHGQWRDLATA, via the coding sequence ATGAAACGTACCTACTGGAAGCACTGCCACGTCGCCACCATGCGCGACGGCCGGTACCACGCGATCGAGGATGCCGTCATCGTGACGAACGGCAAGCTGATCGAATGGGTCGGACCGCGCAGCGAGCGGCCGGCGCCCGCCGCGCACGACTGCATCGATCTGCAAGGCGCATGGGTCACGCCCGGCCTGATCGACTGCCACACGCATCTGGTGTTCGGCGGCAATCGCAGCCTGGAGTTCGAGCAGCGGCTGCAAGGCGTGAGCTACGCGGAGATTTCCGCCGCCGGCGGTGGCATCAAGTACACGGTGCGGCACACGCGCGACGCCACGGAAGACGCCCTGTTCGAATCGGCGCGCAAGCGACTGCTGGCGCTCATGCGCGACGGGGTGACGACTGTCGAAATCAAGTCGGGTTATGGCCTCGATCTGAACAGCGAACGCAAGATGCTGCGCGTGGCGCGTCGTCTCGGTGAAGTGCTTCCGGTCACGGTCAAGACGACGTGCCTGGCCGCGCACACGGTGCCATCGGAGTTCGCGGGCAAGGCGGACGAATATGTGAATTATGTCTGCGCCGAGGTCCTGCCGACGCTGGCCGAAGAGCGTTTGATCGACGCCGTCGATGCCTTCTGCGAGACGATCGCGTTTTCGCCCGCGCAGGTCATGCGCGTCCTGCGGCGCGCACAGAAGCTCAAACTCCCGGTCAAGCTGCATGCCGAGCAACTGTCGCCGCTCGGCGGCTCGAGCCTGGCCGCGGAGCTCGGCGCGCTGTCGGCCGACCACCTCGAGTACATGACGCCGGAAGACGCGGCCGCGATGGCGCGGGCAGGCACGGTCGCGGTACTGCTGCCGGGCGCCTTTCACATGCTGCAGGAAACGCGCCGGCCGCCGGTCGATCTGCTGCGTCGGCATGGCGTGGACATTGCGGTGGCGTCGGATCTGAATCCCGGCACCTCGCCCGCGCTCTCGCTGCGGCTCATGCTCAACATGGCCTGCACGCTCTTCGGCCTCACACCGGAGGAAGCGCTCGCCGGTGTAACGCGCAACGCCGCCAAGGCGCTCGGCATGCTCGACACGCATGGCACGCTCGAAGCCGGGAAAACGGCGGATTTCGTGGCATGGGAAATCGAGCGGCCGGCCGAACTGGCGTATTGGCTCGGCGGCGACCTGCCCTCGCGGACGGTGCGCCACGGCCAGTGGCGCGATCTCGCGACCGCATAA
- the hutG gene encoding formimidoylglutamase, translating into MATQLQSLPADATIWRGRTDTGERGDTRRLFNVVREIDPRIEAATGGAPVIIGFACDAGVKRNQGRVGAAEGPLAIRRALANLPAHTIDCLFDAGDVSCEGDALEVAQAALAAQVRRQLDAGAQPVVFGGGHEIAWGTWQGLRAHLDALGDRSRVLILNLDAHFDLRTARPGTSGTPFDQIAEACATAGLPFDYACLGVSRLSNTASLFERARELNVTYVEDVDMQEHDLAARLADIDALIADVAHVYLTIDLDVLPAPVMPGVSAPAAYGVPMPVIEAIVTHVRRSGKLRVADLAEYNPLFDGQGTGARVAARLAYRLL; encoded by the coding sequence ATGGCAACGCAACTCCAGTCCCTCCCCGCGGACGCCACGATCTGGCGCGGCCGTACGGATACGGGCGAGCGCGGCGACACCCGCCGTCTGTTCAACGTGGTACGCGAAATCGATCCGCGTATCGAGGCAGCGACCGGCGGTGCGCCGGTCATCATCGGCTTCGCTTGCGACGCCGGCGTCAAGCGCAATCAGGGACGCGTCGGCGCCGCCGAAGGTCCGCTCGCGATCCGGCGCGCGCTGGCGAATCTGCCGGCGCACACCATTGACTGTCTGTTCGACGCGGGCGACGTGTCATGCGAAGGCGATGCGCTCGAAGTCGCGCAAGCAGCGCTCGCGGCGCAGGTGCGGCGCCAGCTCGACGCCGGCGCACAGCCGGTGGTGTTCGGCGGCGGTCACGAAATCGCCTGGGGCACGTGGCAAGGCCTGCGCGCACATCTCGATGCCCTCGGCGACCGCTCGCGCGTTCTGATTCTCAACCTCGACGCACACTTCGATCTGCGCACGGCACGCCCCGGCACCTCGGGCACGCCCTTCGACCAGATCGCCGAAGCATGCGCGACGGCGGGACTGCCGTTCGACTACGCGTGCCTCGGCGTAAGCCGACTGAGCAATACTGCGTCGCTGTTCGAGCGCGCTCGCGAGCTGAACGTGACGTACGTGGAAGACGTCGATATGCAGGAGCACGACCTCGCCGCACGCCTCGCGGACATCGATGCGCTGATCGCCGATGTCGCTCACGTCTACCTGACGATCGATCTCGACGTGCTGCCCGCCCCCGTCATGCCGGGCGTTTCCGCGCCTGCCGCCTATGGCGTGCCGATGCCAGTGATCGAGGCCATCGTCACGCACGTGCGACGCTCAGGCAAGCTCCGAGTGGCCGATCTCGCCGAATACAACCCGCTATTCGACGGGCAAGGCACAGGCGCGCGCGTGGCTGCCCGGCTTGCTTATCGGCTGCTCTGA
- a CDS encoding LysR family transcriptional regulator, giving the protein MKKRADLDVRSLRIFEAVASAGSLSGAAEALGVTQSAISQAIAQIEQTVGTRVLDRTRRPLKLTPAGLALSRHARQIVDDMDRLIAQVQDADVASRAAVRVGMIDSFAATVGPSIVRQMSDSTSELLLWSGLANGHAQALLARQLDLIVTSDPMHDMERLVRRPIFTEPFIVVVPKAREAELAQADLSELIRSIPLIRFSGRSHFGAVIERHLRRTGHSPRMHLEIDTSDVVMSMVAADLGFTIATPLCLLQGRASLPQVAALPLPGPALSRTIYQVSREGEISEMASQCFLAGRLALAQEAFPELRRLMPWLGERLALC; this is encoded by the coding sequence ATGAAAAAACGCGCAGACCTCGACGTCCGATCGCTACGGATCTTCGAGGCCGTGGCGTCCGCAGGCAGCCTGTCCGGCGCAGCCGAAGCGCTCGGCGTCACCCAGTCAGCCATCTCGCAAGCCATCGCCCAGATTGAACAGACGGTCGGCACGCGCGTCCTCGATCGCACGCGACGACCACTCAAACTCACCCCCGCCGGACTCGCCCTATCTCGCCACGCACGCCAGATCGTGGACGACATGGACCGCCTCATCGCCCAAGTGCAAGACGCCGATGTCGCCAGCCGCGCCGCCGTGCGCGTCGGCATGATCGATTCCTTCGCCGCCACCGTGGGACCGTCGATCGTGCGACAGATGTCCGACAGCACCAGCGAACTGCTGCTCTGGTCGGGTCTGGCAAACGGCCACGCACAAGCACTGCTCGCCCGCCAACTCGACCTGATCGTCACCAGCGACCCCATGCACGACATGGAACGCCTGGTGCGCCGGCCGATCTTCACCGAACCATTCATCGTCGTCGTGCCCAAGGCGCGCGAAGCCGAACTCGCACAGGCCGATCTGAGCGAACTGATTCGCTCGATACCGCTCATCCGCTTCTCAGGCCGCTCGCACTTCGGCGCCGTGATCGAACGACATCTGCGCCGCACCGGCCACTCGCCGCGCATGCATCTGGAGATCGACACGTCGGACGTGGTGATGTCGATGGTGGCCGCCGACCTCGGCTTCACGATCGCCACGCCACTGTGTCTGTTGCAAGGGCGCGCCTCGCTGCCGCAGGTGGCAGCGCTACCGCTGCCCGGCCCCGCACTGTCACGCACGATCTACCAGGTCTCGCGCGAAGGCGAAATCTCGGAGATGGCGTCGCAGTGCTTTCTCGCCGGACGACTGGCACTGGCGCAGGAAGCCTTTCCGGAGCTGCGCCGCCTCATGCCGTGGCTCGGCGAGCGGCTCGCACTGTGCTGA
- a CDS encoding ABC transporter substrate-binding protein — translation MNLSRRQFLHTSAAMSAIAAASGLSLPGIARAADATTVQYGGSAWLGHYPAYLAMKSGAFTAAGIDQQWQSFGTSSARMSAVLSGGIDIACTGIVSALALMARGSKHFSIVAVPESFGRVEGLFVREGVNSLQDLKGKKLGVTFASSAHLLVLDLLGNAGLSNDVTVLNVPAPELPGAIQSGQIDAAAAWTPQFNRIRAMSGMKLLADDTQFSLYKKYNVTPGPDVLIVRNAWAEKNGDAVRKYLKVYFDACQTLRDKPDEAARTLIALTGMSALDQIETIKGAEWYSLAQQTQLLKSPGSYVDGLQRLAEMLVTYKQIDKAPAVRQWINTSYL, via the coding sequence ATGAACCTTTCTCGACGCCAATTCCTCCACACCAGCGCCGCCATGTCGGCCATCGCCGCCGCCAGCGGCCTGTCGCTGCCGGGCATCGCCCGCGCCGCCGATGCCACCACGGTGCAGTACGGCGGCTCGGCATGGCTGGGCCACTATCCGGCCTATCTCGCCATGAAGTCGGGCGCTTTCACCGCCGCCGGCATCGACCAGCAGTGGCAGTCGTTCGGCACGTCGTCCGCACGGATGAGCGCCGTGCTCTCGGGCGGCATCGATATCGCCTGCACGGGCATCGTCTCGGCACTCGCATTGATGGCGCGCGGCTCCAAGCATTTTTCGATCGTGGCTGTGCCGGAGAGCTTCGGCCGCGTGGAAGGCCTCTTCGTGCGCGAAGGCGTGAACTCGCTGCAGGATCTCAAAGGCAAGAAGCTGGGCGTGACGTTCGCCTCGAGCGCGCATCTGCTGGTGCTCGACCTGCTCGGCAACGCCGGCCTGTCGAACGACGTGACCGTGCTGAACGTGCCCGCTCCGGAACTGCCCGGCGCCATCCAGTCGGGCCAGATCGACGCGGCCGCCGCCTGGACGCCGCAATTCAACCGGATCCGCGCGATGTCGGGCATGAAGCTGCTCGCCGACGACACGCAGTTCTCGCTGTACAAGAAGTACAACGTCACGCCGGGTCCGGACGTGCTGATCGTGCGCAACGCCTGGGCGGAGAAGAACGGCGACGCGGTGCGCAAGTACCTGAAGGTGTATTTCGACGCTTGCCAGACGCTGCGCGACAAACCGGATGAAGCCGCGCGCACGCTGATCGCACTCACGGGCATGTCGGCCCTCGACCAGATCGAAACGATCAAGGGCGCCGAATGGTACAGCCTCGCGCAACAGACGCAACTGCTCAAGTCGCCCGGCAGCTATGTCGATGGCCTGCAGCGTCTCGCGGAAATGCTGGTGACGTACAAGCAGATCGACAAGGCGCCGGCAGTGCGTCAATGGATCAACACGTCGTATCTGTAA